The following proteins are encoded in a genomic region of Dialister hominis:
- the argC gene encoding N-acetyl-gamma-glutamyl-phosphate reductase produces MTQKSLPKVFIVGESGTTGLRLHDRLSGRKDIDLLSLPEDKKKDIDTIVSFAKEADIMFLCLPDDASREIVKATEGTGIRILDTSTAHRTKEDWVYGFPELSEQQKDAIAKADKVAVPGCHASGVISILYPLVKAGVLPINYPLHCFSLTGYSGGGKSMIKDYEENMREELKAPRQYGLSQKHKHLPEIMKVCKLCEEPIFSPIVADYVAGMQVTIGFHTHFLQLPCGLPGSVDIDDFHEIYKRCYKGSNIVKISDLTTDETNGLFLNANKDAGKDSLTIYIAGNDDRILVLASFDNLGKGASGAAIECMNIMLGFPAETGLVL; encoded by the coding sequence ATGACACAGAAATCACTGCCAAAAGTCTTTATCGTCGGAGAATCAGGAACCACGGGCCTCCGCCTGCACGACCGCCTGTCCGGCAGAAAAGACATCGACCTTCTTTCCCTTCCCGAAGACAAGAAAAAGGACATCGACACCATCGTTTCCTTTGCCAAGGAAGCCGACATCATGTTCCTCTGCCTTCCGGATGATGCATCCAGGGAAATCGTCAAAGCCACCGAAGGCACAGGCATCCGCATCCTCGACACCTCCACTGCCCACCGGACGAAAGAGGACTGGGTCTACGGATTCCCTGAACTTTCCGAGCAGCAGAAAGACGCCATCGCCAAAGCGGATAAAGTCGCAGTCCCGGGCTGCCACGCATCCGGCGTCATTTCCATCCTCTACCCGCTCGTCAAAGCCGGCGTCCTCCCGATCAATTACCCCCTCCACTGCTTCTCCCTCACCGGATACAGCGGCGGCGGCAAATCCATGATCAAGGACTACGAAGAAAACATGAGAGAAGAACTCAAGGCTCCCCGCCAGTACGGACTCTCCCAGAAGCACAAGCACCTTCCGGAAATCATGAAAGTCTGCAAACTCTGCGAAGAACCGATCTTTTCACCAATCGTAGCCGACTATGTGGCCGGCATGCAGGTCACCATCGGCTTCCACACCCATTTCCTGCAGCTCCCCTGCGGACTTCCCGGATCCGTCGACATCGACGATTTCCATGAAATCTACAAACGCTGCTACAAAGGTTCCAATATCGTCAAAATTTCTGACCTTACCACCGACGAAACGAACGGCCTCTTCCTCAATGCGAACAAGGATGCCGGCAAAGACAGCCTCACCATCTACATCGCAGGAAACGACGACCGCATTCTCGTCCTCGCCTCTTTTGACAACCTCGGCAAAGGCGCTTCCGGAGCTGCCATCGAATGCATGAACATCATGCTCGGCTTCCCGGCAGAGACCGGCCTTGTCCTCTAA
- the argF gene encoding ornithine carbamoyltransferase: MKSLLNKPFLSMTDYTPEEFAYYLDLAAALKKDKKEGKEIQTLKGKNFALIFEKDSTRTRCAFEVAARDQRAFTTYLGPTGSQIGKKESIADTARVLASMFDGIEYRGFKQSAVEELAAKAGVPVWNGLTDYDHPTQTLANFLTLKEHFNKPLNELSFAYVGHGQSNMAHALMAGAALAGMDFRIIGPAQFFPEDDFLAKCQKIAEKTGATFTFTDDPVEGVKGLDVIYTGVWVTMGDPYELWGERIKLFMPYRITMDMIKNTGNPDTVFCHCLPAFHNTETKVGKDIYERFGLDGIEVTDDVFEAPFSLAFQEAANRLPTIKAVMVASFAEYPIHE, from the coding sequence ATGAAAAGCTTACTCAATAAACCGTTCCTGAGCATGACCGACTACACACCCGAAGAATTCGCATACTACCTGGACCTCGCAGCCGCTCTTAAGAAAGACAAGAAAGAAGGCAAGGAAATCCAGACACTGAAGGGAAAGAACTTTGCCCTCATCTTCGAAAAAGATTCCACACGAACCCGCTGTGCATTCGAAGTCGCTGCCAGAGACCAGCGCGCATTCACCACATACCTCGGACCGACAGGCAGCCAGATCGGCAAGAAAGAATCCATTGCCGACACCGCCCGCGTCCTCGCATCCATGTTCGATGGAATCGAATACAGAGGCTTCAAGCAGTCCGCTGTCGAAGAACTCGCAGCCAAGGCAGGCGTTCCCGTCTGGAACGGCCTCACCGACTACGACCACCCGACACAGACCCTCGCCAATTTCCTGACACTGAAGGAACATTTCAATAAACCTCTGAATGAACTCTCCTTCGCTTACGTCGGACACGGACAGTCCAATATGGCGCACGCCCTCATGGCAGGCGCAGCCCTTGCAGGCATGGACTTCCGCATCATCGGACCCGCCCAGTTCTTCCCTGAAGACGATTTCCTCGCCAAATGCCAGAAAATCGCTGAGAAGACTGGCGCGACCTTCACCTTCACCGACGATCCCGTAGAAGGCGTCAAAGGCCTCGACGTCATCTACACCGGAGTCTGGGTCACCATGGGCGACCCCTACGAACTCTGGGGCGAACGCATCAAACTCTTCATGCCATACCGCATCACGATGGACATGATCAAGAACACCGGAAATCCGGACACCGTCTTCTGCCACTGCCTCCCGGCCTTCCACAATACCGAGACAAAAGTCGGCAAGGACATCTACGAAAGATTCGGCCTCGACGGCATCGAAGTCACAGACGACGTCTTCGAAGCGCCGTTCTCTCTGGCCTTCCAGGAAGCCGCCAACAGACTCCCGACCATCAAAGCCGTGATGGTCGCCTCATTTGCCGAGTATCCCATTCATGAATAA
- a CDS encoding M20 metallopeptidase family protein, whose translation MYEKEVKEKTSQILPKVVGWRRHFHEYPEVSGEEKETSLYIQQVLTELGIPFETGFFGTAVLGTIKGDLPGKTVALRADMDALPVTELTGLPFASKNKGVMHACGHDGHMSILLGAAAVLQSMKSQLHGTVKLVFQPAEEEASIGGGRHIAASGKLDDIEEIYGLHVWPELPVGQVGLKKGNLMAASDRFYVHVKGKSTHAAQPHNGTDALVAAAHFIIDVQTLISREMNPMENVVCTIGLMNAGTRYNVGVEDAYLEGTVRTYTPALRDKMEQRLGELLKGLDYTFGTHSELNYVRGHSATINTPEKIDFLDEVAKTYIGKEHITHPEFPSMCAEDFSYYLEKFPGAFLWLGTGKEGTPALHNASFALDESILPLGIIMEAGACLETLAKE comes from the coding sequence ATGTACGAAAAGGAAGTCAAGGAAAAAACATCGCAGATCCTGCCAAAGGTGGTGGGATGGAGACGACACTTCCATGAATATCCTGAAGTGTCCGGAGAAGAAAAAGAGACTTCCCTTTATATCCAGCAGGTCCTCACTGAACTCGGCATCCCCTTTGAAACAGGCTTCTTCGGGACGGCAGTCCTTGGGACTATCAAAGGCGATCTTCCCGGCAAGACCGTAGCCCTCAGAGCCGACATGGATGCCCTCCCCGTCACCGAATTGACAGGCCTGCCCTTTGCTTCGAAAAACAAAGGCGTCATGCACGCATGCGGCCACGACGGCCACATGTCCATCCTTCTCGGCGCTGCCGCTGTCCTCCAGTCCATGAAGAGCCAGCTCCACGGCACAGTGAAGCTCGTATTCCAGCCGGCTGAAGAAGAAGCTTCCATCGGGGGCGGACGCCACATCGCCGCTTCCGGCAAGCTCGATGACATCGAAGAAATCTACGGCCTCCACGTATGGCCTGAACTTCCCGTCGGGCAGGTCGGACTGAAAAAAGGAAATCTCATGGCAGCATCCGATCGTTTCTACGTCCACGTCAAAGGGAAATCCACCCACGCAGCGCAGCCGCACAATGGCACGGATGCTCTCGTAGCCGCTGCCCACTTCATCATCGACGTGCAGACACTCATCTCCCGTGAGATGAACCCGATGGAAAATGTCGTATGCACCATCGGCCTCATGAATGCAGGCACCCGCTACAACGTAGGCGTCGAAGATGCTTACCTCGAAGGTACCGTCCGTACGTACACCCCGGCCCTCCGCGACAAGATGGAACAGCGTCTGGGAGAACTCCTCAAAGGGCTCGACTACACGTTTGGCACCCATTCCGAACTGAACTACGTACGCGGCCACAGCGCCACGATCAATACACCGGAAAAGATTGACTTCCTCGATGAAGTTGCCAAGACCTACATCGGCAAGGAACACATCACCCATCCGGAATTCCCGTCCATGTGTGCAGAAGACTTCTCCTACTACCTTGAAAAATTCCCCGGCGCCTTCCTCTGGCTCGGCACCGGCAAGGAAGGAACTCCTGCCCTGCACAATGCAAGCTTCGCTCTAGACGAATCCATCCTTCCACTGGGCATCATCATGGAAGCAGGCGCCTGCCTCGAAACTTTAGCCAAAGAATAA
- a CDS encoding TonB-dependent receptor plug domain-containing protein, translating into MMNQPRGSRGSINKKNIIKKAVLLSMGGALLMPISSGAEEVYSLPEMVVTAEKMPVESKKEPQAVQVVDQKEIESLGAVNATQALELVTGINLSSGKAGSTASMGGTQVMLRGMNTNQVLILVDGRRMADEDTSQTKNAYLLSRIPLSTIDKIEVVRGPSGAMYGSDGMGGVINIITKKPDKEETVLGFHTGEAEWGEDLRYTTGKLGRWNSSFHYSTAKVRPLSYRNQGTDERGIITDGWDVPGYGRRQEIGLDTVYDFENRNENKVRFGVNYFDESMLTRFADGGMQMGWLYLPLQKDDRSRIDRHETDTFLTYTGKTDRNEYEGSVSYSRLTKNSKTSNDRPDFTGILPPFVNSMLDTLYPASDYDKAEYTEWALSGKDTMTFDKHRVTYGGDYRMTSYTGTRLGEGKEEEGHSIENAALYVTDFWTMGGGVTLTPSFRMEHNNRFGDYGVPRLGATWELDPHNRIKADYGAGYRAPTVSEMYLNLNHFAYRIYGNPDLSPEKSRSLDLSYEWELGNLKGKVTWFKNRVKNLIDIVQVSDAVYHYENVNRADIEGVETELSALMGSRWNWRLSHVYLDAENKTDGTMLDNRARHTVTAALFYDDHDDYGWSGAIWDTFQDHYRFDDEAYTFQTLNTSIRKRWDDWSMTAGVYNWFDKKVDDLYVHGREWFTGMQVRL; encoded by the coding sequence ATGATGAATCAGCCGCGCGGCTCTCGCGGCTCTATTAATAAGAAAAATATAATAAAGAAGGCAGTGCTTCTTTCCATGGGAGGGGCTCTCTTGATGCCGATTTCTTCCGGCGCAGAAGAGGTATATTCGCTTCCGGAGATGGTTGTGACGGCAGAAAAGATGCCAGTCGAATCGAAGAAGGAACCGCAGGCGGTCCAGGTCGTCGATCAGAAGGAAATCGAAAGCCTTGGCGCGGTGAATGCGACGCAGGCCCTGGAGCTTGTGACGGGAATCAACCTTTCAAGCGGGAAGGCCGGCAGCACGGCTTCCATGGGCGGCACGCAGGTGATGCTCCGCGGCATGAATACGAATCAGGTGCTGATCCTTGTTGACGGCAGGCGCATGGCGGATGAGGATACGAGCCAGACAAAGAATGCCTACCTTCTTTCAAGGATTCCTCTTTCCACGATCGACAAGATCGAAGTCGTGAGGGGTCCGTCGGGTGCGATGTACGGCTCAGACGGCATGGGCGGCGTCATCAATATCATCACGAAGAAGCCGGACAAGGAAGAAACGGTGCTCGGCTTCCACACGGGGGAGGCGGAGTGGGGCGAGGACCTCCGCTATACGACTGGGAAACTCGGCCGCTGGAATTCCTCCTTCCATTACAGCACGGCAAAGGTGCGCCCTCTTTCCTACAGGAACCAGGGGACGGATGAACGCGGCATCATAACGGACGGCTGGGATGTGCCGGGCTATGGCAGAAGACAGGAAATCGGGCTCGATACGGTCTATGATTTCGAGAACAGGAACGAGAACAAGGTGCGCTTCGGCGTGAATTACTTCGACGAATCGATGCTGACGCGCTTTGCTGACGGCGGCATGCAGATGGGCTGGCTGTACCTGCCGCTCCAGAAGGATGACAGGAGCCGCATCGACCGTCATGAGACGGACACGTTCCTAACGTATACAGGAAAGACGGACAGAAATGAATACGAAGGCAGCGTTTCCTACAGCCGCCTTACGAAGAATTCGAAGACGAGCAATGACCGTCCTGATTTTACGGGCATCCTTCCGCCATTCGTGAATTCCATGCTGGACACGTTGTACCCTGCCAGCGATTACGACAAGGCGGAGTACACGGAGTGGGCGCTTTCCGGAAAGGACACGATGACCTTTGACAAGCACCGCGTGACGTACGGCGGGGATTACCGCATGACGTCGTACACGGGGACGCGCCTCGGCGAAGGAAAGGAAGAAGAAGGGCACAGCATCGAGAATGCGGCGCTCTATGTGACGGATTTCTGGACGATGGGCGGGGGCGTGACGCTGACACCATCCTTCCGCATGGAGCATAACAACCGCTTCGGTGATTACGGCGTGCCAAGACTGGGCGCGACATGGGAGCTGGATCCCCATAACAGGATCAAGGCAGACTATGGCGCCGGATACCGCGCGCCGACAGTTTCGGAAATGTACCTCAATCTCAATCATTTCGCTTACCGCATTTACGGCAATCCCGATCTTTCTCCGGAGAAATCCCGCTCCCTCGATCTTTCATATGAATGGGAATTGGGAAATCTCAAGGGCAAGGTGACCTGGTTCAAGAACCGCGTGAAGAACCTGATCGACATCGTGCAGGTGAGCGATGCCGTCTACCATTATGAAAACGTGAACCGCGCCGACATCGAGGGCGTGGAGACAGAGCTTTCCGCGCTGATGGGAAGCCGCTGGAACTGGCGACTTTCGCATGTGTACCTCGATGCCGAGAACAAGACGGACGGCACGATGCTCGACAACCGCGCGCGCCATACGGTGACGGCCGCTCTTTTCTATGATGATCATGATGATTACGGCTGGTCGGGCGCCATCTGGGATACCTTCCAGGACCACTACCGCTTTGATGATGAAGCGTATACATTCCAGACGCTGAACACGTCCATCCGGAAACGCTGGGACGACTGGTCCATGACGGCGGGCGTCTATAACTGGTTCGACAAGAAAGTGGACGACCTTTACGTCCATGGAAGAGAATGGTTCACAGGCATGCAGGTCAGACTGTAA
- a CDS encoding DEAD/DEAH box helicase, producing the protein MYETFDELGIQPEILQAVKDMGFEEPTPIQKVSIPVALSGKDLIGQAQTGTGKTAAFGIPVLERIDTTKPGPQAVILSPTRELAIQSAEEINHLAQYLPIHALPIYGGQDIERQFKALRKKPNIIVATPGRLMDHMKRGTIDLSNVQILVLDEGDEMVDMGFIDDIRTILAAIPEERQTMFFSATMPGPIRELAETFLKDPEVVKIKAATVTIDLIEQEYIELPDRQKFDALCRLLDMQDPELAIVFVRTKRRCDEVTEALKKRGYMAEGLHGDLSQQKRDTVVRQFKEGTIDILVATDVAARGLDISGVTHVYNFDMPQDPEIYVHRVGRTGRAGQTGLATTFVISREMGQLRDIERVIRRRITRRSVPTLTEVMEENQKAAIESLSEAAQAGGLEQFRESAEELLNDQDSVSLVAAAIKLLTKQPDVTPVKITEEAPNFRRRSGGGHRRFEGGNRPRRHFEGRGDHEGRGDREGRRFEGKRGGRHFEGGRGNRPKGPKSPRVQDSNFKLYFKNSD; encoded by the coding sequence ATGTACGAAACTTTTGACGAATTAGGAATCCAGCCGGAAATTCTGCAGGCCGTAAAGGATATGGGGTTCGAGGAACCGACCCCGATCCAGAAGGTCTCCATTCCAGTAGCACTTTCCGGAAAGGATCTGATTGGTCAGGCACAGACAGGCACAGGCAAAACCGCAGCATTCGGTATCCCTGTACTGGAACGCATTGACACAACAAAGCCAGGTCCGCAGGCAGTCATCCTTTCGCCAACCAGAGAACTGGCTATCCAGTCCGCTGAAGAAATCAACCATCTTGCACAGTACCTGCCGATCCACGCACTGCCGATCTACGGCGGTCAGGATATTGAACGCCAGTTCAAGGCACTCCGCAAGAAACCAAACATCATCGTAGCTACCCCGGGCCGTCTGATGGACCATATGAAGCGCGGCACGATCGACCTCTCCAATGTACAGATTCTCGTCCTTGATGAAGGCGATGAAATGGTCGATATGGGATTCATCGACGACATCCGCACGATCCTTGCTGCTATTCCGGAAGAAAGACAGACCATGTTCTTCTCCGCTACCATGCCTGGACCGATCCGTGAACTCGCTGAAACATTCCTGAAGGACCCGGAAGTCGTCAAGATCAAGGCTGCTACCGTAACCATCGACCTGATCGAACAGGAATACATCGAACTGCCGGACCGTCAGAAATTTGACGCACTCTGCCGTCTGCTCGATATGCAGGATCCCGAACTGGCTATCGTATTCGTACGCACCAAGCGCCGCTGCGATGAAGTCACCGAAGCTCTGAAGAAGAGAGGCTACATGGCCGAAGGTCTTCACGGCGACCTGTCCCAGCAGAAGAGAGACACCGTCGTACGCCAGTTCAAGGAAGGCACCATTGATATCCTCGTTGCTACCGACGTCGCTGCCAGAGGCCTTGATATTTCCGGCGTCACACACGTTTACAACTTCGATATGCCGCAGGATCCGGAAATCTATGTACACCGCGTAGGCCGTACAGGCCGCGCAGGACAGACCGGTCTTGCTACGACATTCGTCATTTCCAGAGAAATGGGCCAGCTGCGTGACATCGAAAGAGTCATCCGCCGCCGCATTACCCGCCGCTCTGTACCGACACTGACCGAAGTCATGGAAGAAAACCAGAAGGCTGCCATTGAAAGCCTTTCCGAAGCAGCTCAGGCTGGCGGACTCGAACAGTTCCGCGAAAGCGCCGAAGAACTCCTGAATGACCAGGACTCCGTATCCCTCGTTGCAGCAGCTATCAAACTGCTGACCAAACAGCCGGACGTTACTCCGGTCAAGATCACGGAAGAAGCTCCGAACTTCAGAAGAAGAAGCGGCGGCGGACACCGTCGTTTCGAAGGCGGAAACCGCCCGAGAAGACACTTCGAAGGACGCGGCGACCATGAAGGCCGCGGCGACAGAGAAGGACGCCGTTTCGAAGGAAAGCGCGGAGGCCGTCATTTCGAAGGCGGTCGCGGCAATCGTCCGAAAGGACCGAAGAGCCCGAGAGTGCAGGACTCCAATTTCAAATTATACTTCAAGAACTCTGACTGA
- a CDS encoding glutaredoxin family protein, producing the protein MKKITMIKIPGCPYCAKAKKAFEELCQKPEYANAEVEVIDEQLQPELVTPYNGKYYYVPSLFIDGEKLFEAQPGQDYETIKAAVEKTLKAAAE; encoded by the coding sequence ATGAAAAAAATTACCATGATCAAGATCCCGGGATGCCCGTACTGCGCAAAAGCGAAGAAGGCATTCGAGGAACTTTGCCAGAAACCGGAATATGCCAATGCAGAAGTAGAAGTGATCGATGAACAGCTGCAGCCGGAGCTCGTCACTCCATACAACGGCAAGTACTACTATGTACCGAGCCTCTTCATCGACGGGGAAAAGCTTTTCGAAGCCCAGCCCGGACAGGATTACGAGACAATCAAGGCAGCTGTAGAAAAAACCTTAAAAGCTGCTGCGGAATAA
- a CDS encoding LysR family transcriptional regulator, translating to MDIELLRNFLEIARLGSMTKAASSLHISQPTLSVQMKSLEEVLGRKLFRKEGRNLVMTEEGELLERRAADIIGLTDKTLSEFRALSDSLGGDVRIGCAESVLIDHLALAVKKIKKKRPFLRCHITSGDTAIVTSILEQGLIDFAIIVEPPDLDRYDSIRIPGVDTWCAVIPEDSPLAAKKSLTFDYIKNEPIIMSKQSFLADLPRWCGSRRDELTIFGYLNLFYNGTRFVKNHMAILLTFAGLAESGNGLAVRPLSPALSNRMYIVWKKRQIFSPAARDLLEILRENAEKEPVNE from the coding sequence ATGGATATCGAACTGCTCAGGAATTTTCTGGAAATCGCGCGGCTCGGCAGCATGACAAAAGCGGCCTCATCGCTTCATATTTCACAGCCAACGCTCTCTGTCCAGATGAAATCCCTGGAAGAAGTGCTGGGAAGGAAACTTTTCCGCAAGGAAGGACGGAATCTTGTCATGACGGAAGAAGGCGAGCTCCTTGAAAGAAGAGCCGCTGACATCATAGGCCTCACGGATAAGACGCTGTCTGAATTCCGCGCGCTCTCTGACAGCCTGGGAGGAGACGTCCGCATCGGCTGCGCTGAATCAGTCCTGATCGACCACCTGGCACTTGCCGTCAAAAAAATCAAGAAGAAACGCCCCTTCCTCCGCTGCCATATCACAAGCGGAGACACAGCCATCGTCACAAGCATTCTGGAACAGGGCCTCATCGACTTTGCCATCATCGTCGAACCGCCGGACCTTGACCGCTACGACTCCATCCGGATTCCCGGCGTCGATACATGGTGCGCCGTCATTCCTGAGGACTCGCCGCTAGCCGCCAAGAAGAGCCTTACCTTTGACTATATAAAAAATGAACCCATTATTATGTCCAAGCAGTCCTTCCTCGCCGACCTGCCGCGCTGGTGCGGAAGCCGCCGCGATGAGCTGACCATCTTCGGATACCTGAACCTTTTCTACAACGGCACCCGCTTCGTCAAAAATCACATGGCCATCCTTCTCACCTTCGCGGGACTTGCCGAATCAGGAAACGGCCTTGCCGTCCGTCCCCTTTCACCCGCCCTTTCCAACCGCATGTACATCGTCTGGAAAAAGCGCCAGATCTTCTCTCCCGCCGCGAGGGACCTCCTGGAAATCCTTCGGGAAAATGCAGAAAAAGAACCTGTCAATGAATAA
- a CDS encoding alpha/beta hydrolase, which yields MKLTNEWDKVFPKSDLVDHQKVTFHNRYGITLAADMYTPKNAKGKLPAIAVAGPFGAVKEQSSGLYAQKLAEMGYLTIAFDPSFTGESGGTPRDVASPDINTEDFSAAVDFLSTRDNVDPNRIGILGICGWGGMALNAAAMDTRIKATVTSTMYDMSRVTANGYFDKMTPDDRYEMRKALNEQRTEDYKNDTYAKAGGVVNPLPDDAPFFVKDYHAYYKTKRGYHPRSVNSNAGWNKTSALSFMNMPLLSYAGEIRSAVLIVHGDKAHSYYFSQDAFKKLKGDNKKFLSIPGAVHTDLYDQMDIIPFKAIDEFFQEYLK from the coding sequence TTGAAACTGACAAATGAATGGGACAAGGTATTCCCGAAGAGTGATTTAGTCGATCACCAGAAGGTGACATTCCATAACCGCTACGGCATTACACTTGCCGCAGATATGTATACACCGAAGAATGCAAAAGGAAAGCTTCCTGCCATCGCTGTTGCAGGACCGTTCGGTGCTGTGAAGGAACAGTCTTCCGGACTTTATGCACAGAAGCTGGCAGAAATGGGCTATCTGACGATTGCCTTCGATCCGTCCTTTACCGGTGAAAGCGGCGGCACGCCAAGAGACGTGGCATCCCCGGATATCAATACGGAAGATTTCTCTGCTGCCGTAGATTTCCTCTCCACAAGAGACAATGTCGATCCGAACCGCATCGGCATCCTCGGCATCTGCGGATGGGGCGGTATGGCTCTCAATGCAGCTGCCATGGATACAAGAATCAAGGCGACAGTCACTTCCACCATGTATGATATGTCCCGCGTCACGGCCAACGGATACTTTGACAAGATGACGCCGGATGACAGATATGAAATGAGGAAGGCTCTGAACGAACAGAGAACAGAAGACTACAAGAATGATACGTATGCCAAGGCCGGCGGTGTCGTCAATCCGCTTCCGGATGATGCGCCGTTCTTCGTGAAGGATTACCACGCTTACTACAAGACAAAGCGCGGCTATCATCCGCGTTCCGTCAATTCGAATGCAGGATGGAACAAGACATCAGCGCTCTCCTTTATGAACATGCCGCTTCTCTCCTACGCAGGGGAAATCAGAAGCGCTGTCCTCATCGTCCATGGCGACAAGGCGCATTCTTACTACTTCAGCCAGGATGCATTCAAGAAGCTGAAGGGGGACAATAAGAAATTCCTCTCCATTCCGGGCGCCGTTCACACGGACCTCTACGACCAGATGGATATCATCCCGTTCAAGGCCATTGATGAATTCTTCCAGGAATACCTGAAATAA